The Urbifossiella limnaea nucleotide sequence GGGTGCCGCGCCAGCGACCACAGGTACAGCTCGATCACCAGGTTCTCGTCCGTCAGTTTCTCGCGCAGGAGCAGCGCCGGCCGCGCGGCCGGGTTGCGAACGCGGCCGAGGATGCTCTTGCCGTTCAACAGGCTAAGCGCCTGGAGCATGTTCGAGCCGTTGTCGCGCTCGCACTCGCACGCGTCCATCCGCTGCGGCTTGCCGAACAGCCGGAGGAACTCGCTCGCCACGTCACCGTCCGGCAGCTGCGCCGCGCGAAACCCGCCGGGCGCGCCGCCCACGTTCTCAGCGACGCCCGTCGCCTGCACCAGCGAGTCGAGCAGCGCCTCCGCGGGGATGCGCCGCGGCACCGCCCGCGAGAAGTTCTGCTCGTCGTGATTGTTCGACCCGGTCGGCACGCTCGACCGCTGGTACGTCGCCGACCCCACGATCGTCCGCATCAGGTGCCGCAGGTCGAACTTGTTCTTCACGAAGTCGGCGGTGAGGGCGTCGAGCAGCTCGGGGTTGATCGGCGGGTTGGTGCTGCGCACGTCGTCCACGGGGTCGATGATGCCGCGGTGGAAGAAGTAGCTCCACACGCGGTTGACGAGGCCGCGGGCGAAGAACGGGTTCTGCGGGCTCGTCAGCCACGCGGCGTAAGCCTCGCGGCGGTCGACGCCGGGCGGCAGCGGCGGCTCGGCGCCCCCGAGGAACCGCGGCGGCTGTAGCTTGCCGGTGCGCGGGTTCGTCGCCGAACCGGCGTTCAGGTTCAGGGCGATCAGCTTGCTGTTCGGCACGGCCGGCGCCCGCGCGTCCGGTCGCACCGCCACCTGCGTGAAGAAGCTGGCGACGCCGAAGTAGTCGGCCTGCGTCCAGTTCTCCAGCGGGTGCGAGTGGCAGCGGGCGCACAGCATCCGCACGCCGCAGAACACCTGGGTCACCCGCTCGACCGTGTCGTTGACGTCCTTGCTCGCCGCGAAGTACCCGCTCGCTGGGTCGTCGGCCGGGCCGCCGCGGGCGGTCAGCACGCGGCGGGCGAACTCGTCGGCCGGCGTGTTCGAGGCAACGGCGCCGCGCATGAACTCGCGGAACTGGTACACCGCCGCGGGGCTCGCCGTCGTGCGCGAGTTTTGCAGCAGGTCGCCCCACTTGAGCGACCAGTGATCGACGAACTCGGGCCGGGCGAACAGCGCGTCCGGCAGCTTCTCGCGCTTGCGCGGGTCGCGGTCGGCGAGGAACGAGCGGATGTCGTCCGGCTTTGGCTGCACGCCGATCAGGTCGAGGTACGCCCGCCGCAGGAACTCCTCGTCGGTCGCCACGCCCGACGGCGCGACCCGCAGCCGGTTCAGCTTCTCGAGGACGGGCCGGTCGATGAGGTTGCTCGGCACCGGCGTCGGTGTGAACGGCCCGGCGGCGTCGAGGACGGTGACGCCGGTGGCGGCGAACTTGCGCTCGAACCGGCCGATCACCGCCGTCTCGCCGGGCAGACCGCCGACCACCACGCCGGCCTCGTCGGCCTTCGCGTGCAGGTCGTTGTTCGCGGCGAACAGGCCGAGCCGCGTCACGTCGCGGGTCGAGCCGTCGGCGTAGTCGGCGAGGAGTTGGAGGCGGTGGCGCTGGCCGGGCTTCATCACCAGCACGTCGGGCACGAGCCGCACGCGGACGACGCGGCCGGCGTCGGCGATGTCGCCGGGCGTCCCCTCGCGCACCCAGCGCGTCAGGATGTCGTCGGACAGGCTGCCGCGGGCGAAGCGTACCCCGCCCTCGTGGCCGGCGTCGCCGCGCCCCTTTGCCAGCAACAGACTCTCGGCCGGCGATAGGTAGCTGATACGCCGGCCGGCGGCGTCGCGGACGACGGCGCCAAAGTCCTGCTCCGGCGACTCGCCACGGAGCGACAGCTTGAACCCGTTCTTGCCGAGCGAGTAGCCGTGGCACGAACCCATGTTGCACCCGGCGCGCGTCAGCACCGGCATCACCTCGTGGCGGAAGCTCGTCGCCGGTTCGGCCGCGGGGAGCTGCACGGTGATGTGAACGGCCGTCGTCTTCCCGCCGGCGGTGACGGTGACCGTGGTCGTGCCATTCGCCACCGGTCGCACCCAGCCGGCCGCGTCCACGGTGGCGACCTTCGTGTCGGCGCTGGCGTAGGTTGCGGCGGCGTGGAGGTCGAGCGAAAAGCCGTCGGCGGTGCGGCCGAGCACCTGGAGGGAGTGCGGGTGGCGGTGGTGGCGGATCGTCACCGCCGCGGGCGAGACGGTGACGCTTGTCGCTTCCTGCGCCGGTGCGCTGGGTGCGAACGCGAGCAGCGCGGCGAGTGCGGAGAGGCGTCGAATCATGGCGTCTTCGCTCCCGGCCGGAGTGTCAGCACGATGTCGCTGTCGCGGGACTTCACACGAGCCGCCGCCTGCGCCGGGTCCGGCGCCGCGGAGGCGGACAGCTTCAGCCCGCGCACGTCGCCGGGCGGCGTGGTCGGCGGCAGCGTCAGCTTCAGGGCGAAGCGCGTCTCGCCAGTCTTGACCGTCGCCGGCGGCGCGGTCGCGCCCGGCGGCAACCCGGCGAGCGCAACGACCGCGTCGCCCGTGAAGTCGCCGGCTCGGGTCACCTCGCCCTTCAGCTCCACGACCGTCGCGGCCTTCGCATCGAGCGTCGCGGTTATCGCCGCCCCGCCGTCGAGCTTCACCGCGACCGGCAGCCGCACGGGGAGACGGCGGACCGCCGTGACCGCCGTCGCCAGCACCCGCTGCTTGTCGGCGGACAGCACCTCGGCCTGCACCGCGAGGTCGTAGCCGTCGGCGGGGAGCTCGGGCGGCACGAGGGCGACCAGCTCGCCGTCGGCCGCCTTCGCCGCGAGCTCCACCGCCTTCTCGGCGCGGACGGTCTTCGCCGCGTCGGGCTGGTTGTTCTGGAGCGGCGGGTTCTGGCTCGTCAACAGCGTCAGCCGCACGGGCGCCGCCGGGTCCGGCCGCGTCACCTTCACCGGCAGCTTGAGCTTGAACGGCGGCGCGAGCGCGGCCGCGTCGGGGAGGGCGTTCCACTCGACCGCCACGTCCGCCTTGCCGGCGACCGGTGCTGCCGCGAACTCGGCGGCGAGCCACGGCTGGAAGCGTTCGAGCGGGTGTCCCTTCACCGTCAGCGGACGCCCGTTCCCGGTCCAGCCCATCACCGCGGCCTCCGCGGCGGCGGCAGTGCGCGTCAGCGTGACGAGCGCCCCGTCGGCGTCGGGCGGAATCGTCGTGCCCGTCGCGCTCCAGCCGGCGGGGAGGGCCGTCGGGGTGAGCGTGATCGGCCCGGCGAACCCGCGGCGGTCGGCGAAGACGGGAAGCACGCCGCGGCCGCCGGCCGGGAGCGACAGCCGTTGAGCCGGCGTGAACAATCGCGAGTCCTTCACCGCGCCCGCCCCGGGATCGACCACGAGCCGGTACGCGGCGCGTGGGCCGGCGCGGCCCTGCGTCTCGACCACGCCGACGGTCACGCTCGTCGTCTTGTCCGGCACCGCGTACTCGAGCACGGGGTCGAGCGTGCCGGGGCCGTCCTCGGCGCGGGCGAGCAGCGTCCCCTTGTCGTCGCGGACCACGAGCGCGGCGTCCACCGGGAAGCGGTAGCGCTCGGCGAACACCTCGAACCGCACCTTCGACTTCGGCTCGACCGGCACCTTGTACCGGTGCTCCGCGAACGGCACCGCGAACCGCGCCGACACGCCGACCGAACCCGCCGGCAGTTCGACCGGCGTGTCGCCCGTCGGCTCGGCCGTGCGCTCGGCCCGCGGGCTGATCTCCAGGACGGGCCGCGGCCCGGACCACGCGCCACCTGTCGGCCACGGCAGTGGCCCGGCGGCGCGCGCCGCCGGCAGTTCGACGCGCACGGGCGGGCCGGCGCCGAGCAACTCGACGGCCTGCGTTTCGGCCCCGGCGACGGGCGGGAAGACGAGGTCGGCGGTCTTCCACTGGCCGATCTTCAGGCGGAAGAAGCCGGGGTTCCCCGCCGCGTACTCGGCGTCGTGGAGCGTCACCGTGTACGTGCCGGCCTCGGGCAGCGTCGCTTCGAGGCGGGCGTCGCCGAGCAGGTCGGGCACGCCCCACGCCCACGCAAGTTGGAGCCGCTTCGCCGTGTAAAGGTGAACGACGGGCCGCAGCTTGCTCCCGAGCCGCTGCGCCTCCACCTCCACGATCACCTTCTGACCCGCGGCGCCGGCGAAGGTCGTTTCGAGCACCTGGCTGCCGCCGACAGCGCCGTGCAACGCCGCCGGCAGCGCCTCGACCGCCGGCGCGAACGGCCGCTGCGGCAGCGCGTCCACGGCGATGACGGTCGGCAGGCTGACGCCGCCGTCGGTCACGGCGCGGAGGTGGTACAGGCCCGGAGCGACCGCCGCGTCCGGGGTCACGGTAAACGTCGCCTGCTTGTCGGTGTTCTTCTCGCCGGACGTCTGCTTCGCCGCGAACGGCAGGAGGAGCTTCGGAGCCTTGCCGAGGTCGTCGCCGTCAATGGTGACGGTCGTGGGCGCGCCGAGTTGCAGGCCGCGGACGCTGACGGCGCGAACGGTCGGCTCCGCGGCACCTGCGTGCGGGCCCAGGAGGATCAATGCGAGACACGCCGGGAGTCGGGACATCAGCGGGCTTGGCTCGGGTCTTGTGGGTCGGGTCGAGGCTTTTCGAGACCCGTCGCGTGGGACGGGTGCGGTGGCGGGATGTCGAGGGCGCCAATCCTACGTGGTTTTCCGGTCCCGAAGTCAAGCGTTCGGCGGCCGCGGCCCGCGTCGGGCCTCGAAGTCTCGGCCCGACCTACCGTAAGTCACCGGAACAACTGGTGGATCGGCTCGGCCTCCACGAGGCGGATCGGGCGGTCGCCGGGGCCGGGCATCATCGTGCTGTCCAGGTCGATCCCCATCCCCTTGTAGATGCTCGCCAGCACCTGCGGCGGCTCCACCGGGCTGTCCACCGGGCGCGAGCCCGTCTTGTCCGTCGCGCCCACCACCTGCCCGCCGCGGATGTTCGCCCCGCACAGGAAGTTCGTCCACGCCGGCGGGTAGTGGTCGCGGCCGCCGCGACCGTTCACCTGCGGCGTGCGGCCCATCTCACTCAGCACCGCCACCACCGTGTTCTCCAGCAGGCCCCGCTGCTGCAGGTCCTCGATCAGCGCGGTGAACGCCCAGTCGAACTGCGGGCACAGGTGGCGCTCGTAGTCGAGGTACGTGTTGTTCAGCCCGCCGCCGTCGGCGTGCATGTCCCAGCACGACAGGTTGAACACCGTGTCGAAGTGGTTCACGGTCACGTACCGCACGCCCGACTCGACCAGCCGGCGGGCCATCAGGCAGCTCTGGCCGAACGTGTTCCGCCCGTACCGGTCACGCACCGCGTCCGACTCGCTGTTGATGGCGAACGCCTGCTTCGCGGCGCTCGACGTGAGGAGCCGGAACGCCCGCTCGTAGCTGCTGTCGTGGGCAGTCGTCGTGCGCGTCTCGGTGCGGCGCTGCAGCTCGTCGATCTGGTCGAGCAGCCGGCGGCGGTTGTCGAACCGGCTCGCGGAGTCGCCGGCCGGCACCTCCAGGTCGCCGACCTTGAAGTCTCGGCGGCTCGGGTCGGCGTTCAGGAAGAACGGCTCGTGCGCGCTGCCGAGGTAGCCGGCCGTCTGGCCGTGGAACGGGCCGGCGCCGGTGTTCCCGATCGGGCCGGGAAGGATCACGTTCGCCGGCAGGTCGCCCTTCGGCCCGAACACCCGGCTGACCACGCTGCCGGTGTGCGGCTTCACCGCGTCCGGGTTGAAGTCGTGGCCGGTCATCATCCAGCGCTGGCCGTTCTCGTGCGTGGCGCCGGTCTTGTG carries:
- a CDS encoding DUF1501 domain-containing protein; its protein translation is MLNVGNVRVPVCHGATRRSFLTAGSAGLAGLALPDLFRLEANGQVAETSRSQIKNCITIFLVGSPGHLDTWDMKPDAPDTVRGKFKPIQTNVNGVRICEHFPLMARMMDKVALIRSLHHKTGATHENGQRWMMTGHDFNPDAVKPHTGSVVSRVFGPKGDLPANVILPGPIGNTGAGPFHGQTAGYLGSAHEPFFLNADPSRRDFKVGDLEVPAGDSASRFDNRRRLLDQIDELQRRTETRTTTAHDSSYERAFRLLTSSAAKQAFAINSESDAVRDRYGRNTFGQSCLMARRLVESGVRYVTVNHFDTVFNLSCWDMHADGGGLNNTYLDYERHLCPQFDWAFTALIEDLQQRGLLENTVVAVLSEMGRTPQVNGRGGRDHYPPAWTNFLCGANIRGGQVVGATDKTGSRPVDSPVEPPQVLASIYKGMGIDLDSTMMPGPGDRPIRLVEAEPIHQLFR
- a CDS encoding DUF1549 and DUF1553 domain-containing protein; its protein translation is MIRRLSALAALLAFAPSAPAQEATSVTVSPAAVTIRHHRHPHSLQVLGRTADGFSLDLHAAATYASADTKVATVDAAGWVRPVANGTTTVTVTAGGKTTAVHITVQLPAAEPATSFRHEVMPVLTRAGCNMGSCHGYSLGKNGFKLSLRGESPEQDFGAVVRDAAGRRISYLSPAESLLLAKGRGDAGHEGGVRFARGSLSDDILTRWVREGTPGDIADAGRVVRVRLVPDVLVMKPGQRHRLQLLADYADGSTRDVTRLGLFAANNDLHAKADEAGVVVGGLPGETAVIGRFERKFAATGVTVLDAAGPFTPTPVPSNLIDRPVLEKLNRLRVAPSGVATDEEFLRRAYLDLIGVQPKPDDIRSFLADRDPRKREKLPDALFARPEFVDHWSLKWGDLLQNSRTTASPAAVYQFREFMRGAVASNTPADEFARRVLTARGGPADDPASGYFAASKDVNDTVERVTQVFCGVRMLCARCHSHPLENWTQADYFGVASFFTQVAVRPDARAPAVPNSKLIALNLNAGSATNPRTGKLQPPRFLGGAEPPLPPGVDRREAYAAWLTSPQNPFFARGLVNRVWSYFFHRGIIDPVDDVRSTNPPINPELLDALTADFVKNKFDLRHLMRTIVGSATYQRSSVPTGSNNHDEQNFSRAVPRRIPAEALLDSLVQATGVAENVGGAPGGFRAAQLPDGDVASEFLRLFGKPQRMDACECERDNGSNMLQALSLLNGKSILGRVRNPAARPALLLREKLTDENLVIELYLWSLARHPSPRELAVGAQFVRSAGALKDQAAQDLMWALLNSRDFLLVH